One Campylobacter sp. RM16192 genomic region harbors:
- a CDS encoding Arm DNA-binding domain-containing protein, with translation MGGRVKPMSDKELKGLKCENGKKLKRVSVGGADNLYIYVYPSEPGIKPTKVFYFRCGDTQKKIGEYPFITLAEARAQAVLMKRDTHTYTQSHTHITFEKATEIYLEHKRKILSENTIKKELSRLKYLTYLNKKNIRDITATSHDL, from the coding sequence ATGGGTGGTAGAGTAAAGCCGATGAGTGATAAGGAATTAAAGGGCTTGAAATGCGAAAATGGCAAGAAGCTTAAACGTGTAAGTGTAGGCGGTGCGGATAACCTATACATCTATGTTTATCCATCAGAGCCAGGCATTAAACCCACTAAAGTATTTTATTTTAGATGTGGCGATACACAAAAGAAAATAGGCGAGTATCCATTCATTACCCTAGCGGAAGCAAGGGCGCAAGCGGTTTTAATGAAGCGTGATACACATACATATACACAATCACATACACATATAACTTTTGAAAAAGCTACAGAAATATACTTAGAACACAAGCGAAAGATATTATCGGAAAATACTATTAAAAAAGAATTGTCAAGACTGAAATACTTAACTTATCTCAACAAAAAGAATATTAGAGATATAACGGCGACATCTCACGACCTTTAA